Sequence from the Clostridium botulinum genome:
CCATCAATTAATGCATGCTGAACAATAAAGCCAGTTTGTTCTACAAGGTTATATTCTAATACTCCAAATCTTTCATAAGTATCATATTTTCTACCCTTATCAAATTTAGCAGTTGATTTTGATAATATCTCAAATATTACTTTCGGAGTCGAAGTAAAGCTTTCGCCTTTTTTAGTTGCATCTTCACACATAATAAAAATATCTGGTTTATATTTTCTAATATCATCTTTATAATTAAAGATTACCTCTATTTGTTCATCATAAGCTTGGCATTTTGAACCTTTTAAATATATTGAAAGTTCGGTTAAAATATTTCGTTTAATTTGATTATGTTTTATTGATGTTGTTGAACTTAAGAATATTAAACCATTGTCATACTCTGCTTTTCCATCATAATGAGCTTGAATATCTTCAAATTCTTCTTCACTATAATTGTTTACA
This genomic interval carries:
- a CDS encoding Uma2 family endonuclease; its protein translation is MNYDYVNNYSEEEFEDIQAHYDGKAEYDNGLIFLSSTTSIKHNQIKRNILTELSIYLKGSKCQAYDEQIEVIFNYKDDIRKYKPDIFIMCEDATKKGESFTSTPKVIFEILSKSTAKFDKGRKYDTYERFGVLEYNLVEQTGFIVQHALIDGAYQIVNVYKNSDEYSSTVFSDLKINLTDIFE